One Brassica napus cultivar Da-Ae chromosome C2, Da-Ae, whole genome shotgun sequence DNA window includes the following coding sequences:
- the LOC106391089 gene encoding F-box protein At2g02240-like: MGQKNSVEYRVEGRGDIVTGPSPFDDLPVECISNIISFTRPRDACVVSSVSKTFGSAVQSDSVWEKFLPLGYASMIPQPRAFSTKELYFALCDHFLIEDGKKSFWLDKASGKKCIMLSAKELAITWGNSPQHWQWISNPESRFEKVAELLSVWWFEIRGKMNTRLLSLGTRYSAYIVFKTVNKCPGLADLPVEVGVGLVGQEIPKQLIYFDGYMDKDARKVRGELIYFDGYMDKDARKVRGEMRDVMKPKKREDGWMEAELGEFFNEKGCYEVELSVIEIKSPYWKCGLIIQGIECRPTRSR, encoded by the exons ATGGGGCAAAAAAACAGCGTTGAATATAGAGTTGAAGGCAGAGGGGATATTGTGACCGGGCCATCTCCTTTTGATGACTTGCCAGTGGAATGTATCTCTAACATAATCTCTTTTACACGTCCTCGGGATGCGTGTGTTGTTTCATCCGTTTCAAAAACCTTTGGATCCGCTGTCCAGTCGGATAGCGTATGGGAGAAGTTTCTACCGCTAGGGTATGCATCTATGATCCCACAACCGCGAGCTTTCTCAACGAAGGAGCTCTATTTCGCTCTTTGCGATCATTTTTTAATCGAAGATGGTAAAAAG agcTTTTGGTTAGATAAAGCGAGTGGGAAGAAGTGTATAATGCTATCTGCGAAAGAATTAGCGATCACATGGGGAAATAGTCCTCAACATTGGCAATGGATTTCAAATCCTGAATCTAG GTTTGAAAAGGTAGCAGAGCTTCTCAGTGTATGGTGGTTTGAGATTCGTGGCAAAATGAATACTCGTCTCCTATCCCTTGGAACTCGTTACTCGGCTTACATTGTGTTCAAGACGGTGAATAAATGTCCTGGCTTGGCGGATTTGCCAGTAGAAGTGGGAGTTGGATTGGTTGGACAAGAGATTCCTAAACAACTCATCTACTTTGATGGGTATATGGATAAGGATGCTAGAAAAGTAAGGGGAGAACTCATCTACTTTGATGGGTATATGGATAAGGATGCTAGAAAAGTAAGGGGAGAAATGAGAGATGTGATGAAACCAAAGAAGAGGGAAGATGGGTGGATGGAAGCAGAGCTTGGAGAATTCTTCAATGAGAAAGGTTGTTATGAAGTTGAGTTGAGTGTTATTGAGATTAAGTCTCCTTATTGGAAGTGCGGTTTGATCATTCAAGGAATTGAATGCCGACCTACAAGAAGCCGGTAG